One genomic region from Opitutales bacterium encodes:
- a CDS encoding AAA family ATPase: MSDSPIIPETAEEVALIEELATAHQRIRSELSKKVIGQNAVIEQMLLALFAGGHCLLTGAPGLAKTLLVKSLADVFHLDFSRIQFTPDLMPTDITGTEILHDTDEGRKMVFVKGPVFANILLADEINRTPPKTQAALLEAMQEHQVTAAGMTRSAGRKISNNRIL; this comes from the coding sequence ATGAGTGATTCCCCAATAATACCTGAGACTGCCGAAGAAGTGGCTCTCATCGAAGAATTAGCCACAGCTCATCAACGCATTCGCAGCGAGTTGAGTAAAAAAGTGATCGGACAAAATGCTGTCATTGAGCAGATGCTCCTAGCATTGTTTGCTGGCGGACACTGCCTGCTTACGGGTGCGCCCGGTCTGGCCAAGACGCTTTTAGTAAAGTCGCTAGCAGATGTTTTTCATCTAGATTTCAGCCGGATCCAGTTCACTCCAGATTTGATGCCCACCGACATCACAGGTACTGAGATCCTGCATGATACGGATGAAGGTAGGAAAATGGTTTTTGTCAAAGGTCCGGTCTTCGCCAACATTTTGTTAGCCGATGAAATCAATCGGACTCCACCGAAGACGCAGGCTGCGCTTTTGGAGGCTATGCAAGAACATCAGGTAACGGCTGCGGGTATGACCAGAAGTGCGGGGAGAAAAATTTCGAATAATCGCATTTTATAG
- a CDS encoding DUF4159 domain-containing protein has product MVNRLTSFLLCVACCLSGIETQVAIQQSSQTGRNNWEIDPAFLDEAFVFVRLRTRHHGNWRTDYPDSDLNFLFRMHEMTSLQVNPDPVVLEASDRRILEYPFIYMIDPRDRGQDWYLENDEIAVLRDYLNRGGFIMVDDFWGDDTWENIRRQLKRLLPGREPEELSLSHPIFNIVFNIREKPQVPSIERALEGRDQGITWEGSPRNVPRYWGVSDDRGRLMMLICQNTDLGDGWEREGDSRWYFEEFSQKRAYPMGLNILFYVMTH; this is encoded by the coding sequence ATGGTGAATAGATTAACCAGTTTTTTGTTATGCGTTGCATGCTGCCTTTCTGGCATCGAGACCCAGGTTGCCATTCAACAGAGTTCCCAAACCGGTCGAAATAATTGGGAGATAGATCCAGCGTTCCTAGATGAAGCATTCGTCTTTGTCCGGTTGAGGACTCGTCATCACGGAAACTGGCGCACGGATTATCCCGATAGCGATTTAAACTTTTTATTCCGCATGCATGAGATGACCTCACTGCAGGTGAATCCCGATCCTGTGGTTTTAGAGGCCAGTGACCGAAGAATCTTAGAGTATCCGTTTATTTACATGATCGATCCGCGCGACCGTGGCCAGGATTGGTATTTGGAAAATGATGAGATTGCTGTATTACGTGACTATTTGAATCGGGGTGGTTTCATCATGGTTGATGACTTTTGGGGAGACGACACCTGGGAGAACATACGTCGTCAGCTGAAGCGCCTATTACCGGGCCGCGAGCCCGAGGAGCTCAGCTTGAGCCATCCTATTTTCAATATCGTGTTTAATATTCGCGAGAAACCTCAGGTCCCCTCAATTGAACGTGCTTTAGAGGGACGAGACCAGGGGATAACGTGGGAAGGTAGCCCAAGGAATGTCCCGCGCTATTGGGGGGTGAGTGATGATCGTGGTCGACTCATGATGTTGATCTGCCAAAATACAGACCTCGGCGATGGCTGGGAACGCGAAGGGGACAGTCGTTGGTATTTTGAAGAGTTTTCTCAAAAACGTGCTTACCCCATGGGCCTGAATATCCTCTTTTATGTCATGACGCATTGA